Genomic segment of Panthera leo isolate Ple1 chromosome B2, P.leo_Ple1_pat1.1, whole genome shotgun sequence:
aaaaatgtaccTTGAAACAAGCTTGAACCATGAACAATCTGAGGTTTTCACCAAAgatctttgaggttttttttttttattgttttagctttTAAGTTAGTAACTGCTAGTAACTTTGCTTACTGGCAAAAAAGCTGCAGTCTTGTGATAAGCCCGGAATTTGGGGTCCTAGTTTATGCATAGTAAAAGTGATCGGAAATTGACTTAACAAAATGTTGGCCATGTTTAACTCTGGGAGTAAAATGATTACCTGGGATTTCCTGGAGTTCTGTCATGTTtgtaatcagaaagaaaaaggcaatacTGAAGGCAAGAAAGTTTGATACTTTGACTAGAGGAATATAATCGAAAATTGCAAGTGTAAGTATATCTTAACGCCTGGCCTCTCGCACTGCTGCTTATTAGGCACTGAATACAACCAAAAAGGCAGAGCCATGAGGCAGAAGCATAAAACCGAAGTCCTCACTGGAGTTTGCTGTGATGGGTCCCAGCTGCATCTCTAGCGCCAAGTCCCAAGGGCCCTAGTGGGCAAAGCCTCTCAGAACCTGCAAACCACCCCAGAGCCTAAGACCAGAGAGACCTTTTGTTCCTGCCAGCAGTGGTGCAGTACTGAGCAATGCCTGTGGAGCCAAGGGTTTTTTAGAAGCAGTTTCTCATTCATGATCCTGTGTATCCTACCAATCAGAAGGCAATTCTCCAGGAAGTGTTCCTAAAACAGCAGTTGCTAAATAGCAATCACATGTAGCTACCTACGTAGTGTTTGGTCATAGTATGTAAAGTCTGTTGGTCTGGTTCAGTTGAATTTAGATGCTGGTGAGTGGGGAGAAAGACCAGGATGGCTTTAGAATTAGACACACCTTCCTGTTTGAAATGAGCCaaggattaaaaattttttttgtaagtttggaAACTCCAGGGAAAGGTTAAGTGGGTGTTTTAGAAATACTTAGGGACTTGAGTCTTACTGGATTGATTTGAATCACCTGGATTTAAATCAAACCCATTCTATTTATTAAGCCTTACGTTACTGGGGTAGGAATTCTTACCAACTATACTAAAATGCTGACCCACTACTGGGCAGTGGGGAACCTGTTTAGAGCCATGGTGCCTGCTCTCAAGAGGCCCCCAGCAGCACAATAAAGAGTAGGTAgcagaagagaaagcaaatggaaaatgGACATGGAGACAGATTCCATTGTGAAAGAAGGTTGAGCTATTTTCATCAAATTCCAGTCTCTGGGATGATCCGTCGAAAGCTTGTGTGCACCTGAGAATTCAGGGTTCGGCTATCTGGGGAGCCCCAGTTCTCCAGCATTAGCACTACAGGGAAATAAAGAGCCCTTAAGAAATCTCAGAGTAGCACCTAGGCCTTGACCTTAGAATTGGCAAGATGACATCAGAACAGAAATGGGTAGGAAAGGCAGAACTTCAGCTCCATTCTCTGGGATCCAGCCATCTTGGCCCTTTAAAGCTTCccacagaatcctgagcaggtaAGAGCCACTTCAGGAGAGTCCTGGGCTCCAGCCTCACAAGACTCCCCTTATTCTGATCCTCGCCTTACTTTGGGACCTTGAAACTAGACATCACCCACCTCTGGATCTGTTACATTTGCATGTGGGGGCAAGGAAGTAGGGAGATGGGCGAGAGGGCGGCCATATTGCACTTGGATTTTCCACAGGAGATCTACATGATTCTAAATCACCCGAAGGCTGTTTACTGCTGTTTACTCCGGGAGAGAGAAGGCAACAGCACACGTGATGATGCCTCAAGCATCCAATAGATAGAATTACCTGTTAAGCCCAGAGATCAGATTTTGGATCCAGTCCTAGGCTGGGCACGTAGTGGGTGCTTCATAAACCAAGTTCTGACTCCAGGAGCCACAACCACCTGGCCGGGGCTCCAGGCACCCTCCCCATCTTGCAAGTGAGTCTGGTGGCCATCCAATGCTGTGGACTAAGACAAAAAGCTACCAGATTAGTCTACCAGGTGCATGGTCTTGGAGTCAGGCCGACCAGATTCAAATCTTGGTGTTGCCACTGGCTGAGTGAATACAGCATTTAACTTCagtgtttccccatctgcaaatcTGGAGGTTGAACCAGAATAATCTAGAAAACGATTCTAGAGTAGGGTTACCCGATtgagcaaatgaaaatacaggatgcttatttaaatttgaatttcagataatgcATATCCATTGAAGATACTGtctcctcaccctccccactcTGTGGTCCCCGCTGTATGAGCACAAGATGGTTCAGAGGGGAGAGTAGGGCTTTTCCAGGCAGAGAACAGGTTGGAATCTGGCTTCCCCTGCTAGCAGCCATCCACTTGGGAAAGCACTCTTCCCCCTTGAGGTTCTTCTCTGGTGTAAAGTGAGAACAGGCTAGAGAACCAGCAGTAGCCACCACGAAGACTGGGGATTTAGCAGTGGGCCTCagtagttgtgtgaccttgggcaggtcacttcaaAGAGAATGCGGCAGTAGAACCTAGGCCAGCACTGGGCACATTTTAGCACTCCACTCATGGCAGGAGTGGGTGGGAGAAAGGGAGTCTGCAAAACTTTCATGGGACCTTGAGTGCAAGTATGGCTTGGGGGCCCTCCAGCAGAGATGGAGTAGAGTGGGGGGACCCACCAGGAGCTAACCTAGCAGGAGCACCCATTGGAAGCTAATCCAACCCAGAGAGGTCTGGCATACACTGGTCACACAACTAACCCACAaacaaataactttaattttttttttttttttttttttttgagctggaGCTGGGCCTTGAGGGCCCCTGCCCCAGCCGCACGCCACGTTTATGATATAACCCATCACAgctggatttaaaaaatacacaaaaaatataatatacattataaaacCTAGGTTGGGTTTGGAAGTGGCCTGAGCGATATGCAAATTGTGAGGACCTTCAGGAAGCTCAGGGGCGGGTGGTgtaaggaagggaaggggcacAGTACTTCATATGAAACTCGAGAATGCCCAGAGGTGGCTGGTAGACAGGCCAAGCTGGCAGAGGGGCCTGGGTGTTGGGAAGGGCCAGCAGGGGAAGGGTTAACCTTCAGTCCCAGAACTGATTCTGGGAAGCTGCTGTCCGAGTCCTGGGAGACTGAGATGGAGAAAAACATAAGGGAGTGGCGCCCACCAAGGGTTGACCAAACCCAAGTCTTGGgcattaaaaaatagcaaagacTTTCTGCTACCCCTTGTCCCTGGAACACTGGTCTGCCCTGAGGCTGGGGCTCCATCTTTCTACAGGACGCTCCAAGCTATTTTGGAGTCTGCCCCTGGGGGCCTTCTCCCATCAGGAAGCTGCTGACGGGCTCAGGCACTGGATCTGGGCCAGGGCAGGTTGGAGGAGGTCAGCACAGGGGCTGACAGAGGGCACCTAACAGGTGCCAAGTACCTGCtgctcctctcttcctgcctggTCAGAAGCAGCTGCTCCCCTGGGAGGAGGCTCCCAACGTGGATGGCCCCAGCCCTTAGTACAGACCCTCTTTCCCATCCCCTCCAGGGAGGTAGTGTAAacctgggctctggggacaggcAGCCCTGGATGAGAATTCCAACTCTGCCCCACCCTGCAAGGGTCGCTCAACTTCAAGTCTCAGCACATCATGAGACGCCAAGACCCACGACCCGTGCTCGCCTCACGCGGTCTGAGAACGGCACTGGGTACACATAGGACCTAGCACCGGGCCCGGCACATAGCAGGTGCAAGAAAGTGTGGGCCCCTCTCTCTTCTCAACCTAACTCCCAACTCGACACTCTCCTTCCTGGGGCCTCTGCACTCTGACTCCCTCGGTCTCCGTTCCACCCTCCCCTGCCGGCCACACGTGCCTGAACCCAAAGGGGTCCTCCCATTCACCGGAGGCTGGGCAGAGCTGGGCGATGGTTCAGCATCTAGGGCGGGCTGCCCCACCACTGagccctcctctcttctcccacaATTAAAGCGCAGAACAGTGGCAGGGAGTGTGTGTGCTGGGGGTAGGTGGGGAGGCCTCCTGGGTCCTGGGCCTGAGGCCTGGCAGGCGGGTGAGTCCTCAATCCCAGACTTCCAGGGGGGGCCAGGCAGGTGTGTGGAACAGACGCTCGTCCTGGATCctggtggtgggggcagagggtagCCTAGTCTTTGACGAGTTTGTAGACATGGTGCTGGGCCCCGTGCTCGCTGGTGGAGACTTCGAAGACGAAAGCAATGACAAGCAGGGTCTCCTGGGAGTCCCGGCTCGTGACCACCTGGGGGCCAGGCAGGAGGATTCAAGGGGTCAGGCGGCACAGAGCCACAGGTGTAGGGGCCGAGAAGACCCTTCTCCTTTCTGGATAGCAGTCTCCTCACCTGAGCGATGGGTCTGGCCACCCCCACTTTGAGGCCCCTGTGCCCCCCATTCCCcggctgcccccccaccccccccacctgcaGGATGGTGAAGTTCTCCAGGACGCTGTTCATCATGTACTTCTCCGGCAGGTGCTTCAGCTTGTGGATGAAATTGATCATGTACTCGCACATGGGGGAGCGGTGGATGCGGTACACGAAGCGCCCGTTCTCCAGCCTGGCATACTCCGTCTGCGGAAGGCCACGAGGAGGGCGTCACCCAGCGTGCCTGCTCCCGGCCCCACCGTGCCACCCTGGGCCCCCACTCACCTCCACCTTCTCCACCACTTGCTTGCCAAAGGAGCACACCTTGGTGGAGACGCTGATGGTCATGCTATCGGCCGAGCTATACTGGGAGCTGACCCCGTAGAAGGCTCCCGGGCCCTCCTGGATGGTGCTGTTGAGGTCGGCCTAGATGGGGGGAAGCGAGCGTGGTGTCAGGAGGGGCGGAGGCCAGAGGGAGGCTTCTGGGCGTGCCACACCAGTGTTCCGCCCAAGGACCCGTCCCCAGCACTCTGCCCACAGGccacagggagagagggcagggtcaGGGGTCAGCAGGGGGACCCGGGTACGCTGCACatctggggggcaggggttggtgggagcagagagggcagCTCACCCAGAACTTGACAAGGAAGAAGGCATTAGGGGGCCCCTTCTCATAGAGTTCCTTCAgtcccccttttttctctgggAACTTGTCATAGATCTGACGCACGTCGACGGCCTCCAGAGGCGGGTCCGAAAAGGCAGGGTTCGTCTGGCCGATGTGCACAAATAGGTGTTTGCTGTACTGTGGGGAGGGCCCAGTACTGGGTCAGGAGAGCACTCAAGTGTGCAGGCCTGAGAGCTGCACGGGACAGAGCCGCCCTGTGGCTTCCCCACCCCAGGACCCTGAGCCGTGGCCCTGGACCGCCACGCCAGGGTCTCTCCATGATTGCACaaaccctcacccccaccccccaccccccagccacaTTACCGTGTCGGGGTCTCGCTGCACCTCCATGAAGGCAGAATACTCGAGGAGCCGCAGCCGGGAGGAAGCGATGGTGCGGTCCTGCCACACGGGCACAGAGGCAGCAGCTGGGGGGAGCGGGGTCAGGGGCTCGTAACCTGGGAGGGCGAGATGGACCCTCATCTGCATGGCTGTGTGTGCGTGGTTACACATAGAGCCGCCTCCAGCTGCGCAGAGCATTGTGCAAACTAGAAAATGGCACCCCTTTTGGGTAGAACACGGGTTGGATTTTGACTCCCTTTCCACGGCTTCTTGCACAGTGTACAACCTGCACAACTGTTTGCAGTGGCCCCAGTAGTACATAGCAGTGGAATTTTTATATCACTATTAACATGTATTCAAACAGAAAATGCAGGcaagtaaaaagggaaaaatagggtgcctggctgactcagtcagaagagcatatgactcttgatctcggagtcatgggttcgagccccacattgaatgtagagattacttaaatgaataaaaaaattttaaaatagggagaGTAAAAATTACCCAGGATCTCATCACCTAGAGAGAGTGAAATTCTGTTAAGATGTTGGTGTGTTTCCACGcgagaattttatatatatatatatatatacacacacacacacacacacacacacacacacacatacacatacacatatacatatataaatgttgtatttttgttgGTGTGTACTAGTTAGTAGCAGAGTTCTGGAAGCAACACTATAAAAGGTGAGGGGCCTATTCCTGTACCAATCCCCTATAGACACCACCCACTTCTCCCTCCCAGCGTAAACACAGGCACAGActtgctgcccaccccccacccccgccccacccctgctcttctCAGCAgacggggaagggcagaggggagtcGGTGGCAATGTTGTGTGGGGAACTTACTGCTGAGCGTTGGCGGCAGGGGCGGCTGGATGGGGTAGGCTGGTTGTGCAAAGGGCTTGATGCTGCAGACAGGAGGAGCACAGCCTGGTTAGAGGGTCACCCCTAAGCCCACCTTCCACCTGGTCCAGTCACTTGGAGTCTCATCTGGTCTCAATAGGGAGCCACCCAGCCTTTCTGCAAAGGCCCAGAAATGCATGCTGACAAGCTAACTCACCAGCTTTTTGTCTTCTCCGCATTTTAGCATTTGTGAAATCCTGCTGTATCTCACAACTGATGTGCACATTTAATGTAGCCTTTTGACCCCACCCCGAGCTGCTCATTAAACTGAGGGTGTGTCTGAGGATGAAAGTCCTCTTAGAATTGAGGGAACCGAGTTCACTCGACTACCTGACGTGCTGACTAGGGGACCGACTGGGAGAGCAACCGAATGAGAAGGAGCTGAAGGACAGGCGACAAGTGGGTGAGTGGGTTGATGAGTGAACACACACATGAATGAATAGACAGATGCACTGCTCTCTTGCTGGTGCTCTCCATCCTCTGTTTTCGCATTAAAACTTTGCCCAGCTGTTGCTGGAACCCTGATCAAAGGGGAAGATGACTGCCAGGGACGAGGGTGTGGGAAGGATGTGCCACAATACTCACTCCTGAGAGGGTCCAGGCTGCTGTCCCAGGAGAGGGGGGCTGCTCCAGAACTGCAGAGATGGGACAAAGCCCAGCGGCCCCTCAGCATCCACGACCCCCACCACAGCCCAGCCCCGAAGGCACTCCCTCACCtcagccccacctcccaggccccCTGTACCcgtgaggaagtggagaagacggcctggggcagaggggagggtgggctgAACTTGTTCTGTAGGACGCTGGCGGAGACAATCTGGGCGGATGACATGGATGCCATGCTCTGGAGGGCTTTGTCCTTGGAGACCTggtcctggggaggggagaggcagtgtgAGGCCAGGCCAGAGACAGGGTTGGGGTTTGCCTCAGGGCCCCTCCCAGGCCCTCAGGGCTCTGCTATGCAGGCTCAGGGGagtcccagcccccacctgggCCGGTCTCCTAAGTGTCCATCACCCCTCTGAGCACAATCCTTGgtgagaaataattttactttattctgtAACCCAGTATATACCCAAACGCTCCCCCTTATGCTGTGTGTCATGCActcatattttctattctgtttcatcagCGGTTCTCAAAGCGTGGTCCATGAACCAACAGCACCAGGatcacctggaagcttgttagaaacgCAAATTCTCAGGCCTCAGCCCAGACCCGCTGAATCAGAAACCCTGAGGGTGAAGTCCAGAAATCTGTCTTCAACCAGCCCTCCAGGCGATTCTGATGCAGGCtcgagtttgagaaccactatcaGTGTTCATTTTCAAAGCATGCTGGTCGCAACCTATTCAATTGATTTCACAATTCATGATTTGAAGATCCTGTATTAGGtgctctccccccatctcccaccctggggaggggcaggctacTTACCAGGTTCATGGCCTgtgaaggagagggaggtggaTTAGAAGAGGCACACATGAGGGCCATGTAGGGCGGGGACCTGTCTTCTCACCCTCCTCCGCTCAACGGCCACCCGGCTCTCGGGTCTGAGGAACCCAAGGGAGCTCAGAGGCCGCTGTggaccctcaccccaccccacggCTACCCAGAGCGAGAGCTTGCCAGTGGGCGTGCCCTGGAAAGAGCAGAATGAGGGAGGGCATGCTGGAGACCGAGATGGTGGACCAAGCTGGTGCCCCGGGGGGGCTGCCCAGGTCCTCTGGAGCTGTGATACAGGCATGGGGCCTAGAGCGGCAGGCTTAGTCTGCTGGGCAGCTATGAAGTAAGGGGAAGGCACAGCCTACAGGGGCCCTGAGCCCTATGCTCTGGGATCCTCAGCCGTAAGGCAGTCAGGATTGAGCATCAGGATTGAGCGTCCAATGCAAGGAACAGCCATGCCCACCACAACAGCTCTGCCAGCCGATGCCCCCGTGTCTCCCCCCTGCCCACCGAAGGCCCCATGCAATTAACAAGCAGCAattaggaggaaggagaaaaaggaaaacgaaGAAGAGAGGTGAGCCGCAGTGGCCCCCAGATggtcttcctctccctcattgTAGGGCTGGCGGTCCCCCTGGGCTTCTGCCTAGTTTCCAGAGGCTGTGGCCCTCTGTAGCCTGAAGTGGCCTTCAGACTTCATGCTGCTGTTTGTGTTTCTGAgacaccctccacccctccatACTCTTCAGCCACCTGTCTGCCCTGGGCTGGTCTCAGAAACCAGCAGGGCCGGGCCAAAAGGCGGGGACCCCCTACCTTCAGCTTGGACTGAATCTCTCGAGATTTCCGCCTGGCTAGAACCTGCAAGTGGCTAGAGACctgtagaaagagaaagaaagagagaaaaagagcagaaaggGCAGAAGAAGAGGCAAGAACAGAGCTTCAGCCAGAAAAGAGGCACAGTGGGGCCAGAGAGCCTGCCGAGGCAGAGGCCTGAGCTGCGCGGAGATAGCGGTGGAGGTGCCGAGGAGGGACTGGAGGCCCTAGTCAGGCGCCCGACATACCTTGATGCCAACCTGGTACTCCCGCACCTTCTTCCGAGCTAGAACCTGTATGTGGCTGGACACCTAGGGGCCGCCCCGCGCCCCgtcagagaggaaaacacagagagtGAGGAGGCACGGCATGGGGCGGCCATGGCAAGGAGCACCCCAGCCCTCGTCTCTGGGGCCAAATGGAAGTGGGGGAAACTATGGGGCCCTGAGCCCTGCCAGTTCTTTGCTCTCTTCTTGGCCCTGTTTTGATCAAGAGCCTATGGTAGCCTCCAGGACCACCATGTACAGTTGTATAGGTTGATCACTGCACAAGAGAACCTAAGTCAGCAaggacttggggcacctgaatggctcagtcagttaaacgtccgattttggctcaggtcatggtctcaaggttcacaggttcaagccctgcatcaggcaagatctgtgctgacagcttggagcctggagcctgcttctgattctgattctgtgtctccctctctctctgcccctcccctgctcatgctctgtctctctctcaaaaaaaaaaaaacaaaaaaagaaacacataaaaaacattttcaatcaatcagtcaatcaatcagcAAGGACTAAAATCCAGCCCAAGGTCTGCTGCTCAAGTTATGTGCCCTGGAGTAGGGCTGCCTCTAACCCAGAagggtatctttttatttttccaaaacaggATGACTTTTTCTCTCTGATGTCTTCAGAGGagacagtttctctctctctcttttttttaaatgttgatttatttttgagagagagagagagagagcaggagggacagagagagagagagagagggagacagaggatccaaagctgctccacgctgtcagcacagagccctatcgatatgggacttgaactcaagaaatgtgagatcatgacctaagccaaagtcggatgtttaaccgactgagccacccaggtgcccctttctctttttaaaacagatttatgtatgtatgtacatatgtatgtatttaagtaatctctgcacccaatgtggggcttgaactcgtgaccccgTGATgaggtcacatgctctactgactgagccagccaggtaccctgagACTTTTTTCTGATTGTCATCACCCATGGCCATAATGCTCCTGCGGGCCATCAGATTATACATCGAGGCCATATCCTCTACGAAAGATCTCCCCC
This window contains:
- the TEAD3 gene encoding transcriptional enhancer factor TEF-5; translation: MGDEDRVPTSPIKPRPRPSEQWFFSACRELGGGRGPERGRAPTPRPGSSTQTFRPARSLLRARRLPLRPGSFRTFRPAPSPRPPFPGPPLSFFGPGGAARPERPPELGPGSGCPVGSGPEPRATSTIASNSWNASSSPGEAREDGPEGLDKGLDNDAEGVWSPDIEQSFQEALAIYPPCGRRKIILSDEGKMYGRNELIARYIKLRTGKTRTRKQVSSHIQVLARKKVREYQVGIKAMNLDQVSKDKALQSMASMSSAQIVSASVLQNKFSPPSPLPQAVFSTSSRFWSSPPLLGQQPGPSQDIKPFAQPAYPIQPPLPPTLSSYEPLTPLPPAAASVPVWQDRTIASSRLRLLEYSAFMEVQRDPDTYSKHLFVHIGQTNPAFSDPPLEAVDVRQIYDKFPEKKGGLKELYEKGPPNAFFLVKFWADLNSTIQEGPGAFYGVSSQYSSADSMTISVSTKVCSFGKQVVEKVETEYARLENGRFVYRIHRSPMCEYMINFIHKLKHLPEKYMMNSVLENFTILQVVTSRDSQETLLVIAFVFEVSTSEHGAQHHVYKLVKD